From a single Candidatus Saccharibacteria bacterium genomic region:
- a CDS encoding triosephosphate isomerase, translating into MHGVRKKLVIGNWKSHMNVRESSLLLKRLDDHIKVNRTVEIALAPTFLALQPLSLQINRRKFRLCAQNGNDQDESALTGEVSFSMMRGLIHYSIIGHSSRRLYYDDNLDAVRKKMAAAVRNGIVPVLCVGETKQERLGKETRRVLHDQLTTALADLTAEEVADVVITYEPVWAISTFDGEIPKPAVVIREIKYIRSQIADLYGQNIAEQVHVLYGGSVDDHDAGFFMSLPGCDGALVGAASLNYHKFTKIVEAAAESARKTGDIK; encoded by the coding sequence ATGCACGGCGTTAGAAAAAAACTAGTCATCGGAAACTGGAAGAGTCACATGAACGTGCGTGAGTCTAGTTTACTGCTTAAGCGTCTTGACGATCATATCAAAGTTAATCGTACGGTTGAGATTGCTTTGGCACCAACTTTTTTGGCACTACAGCCGTTAAGCCTACAGATCAACAGACGGAAGTTCCGCCTTTGTGCACAAAACGGCAACGACCAAGACGAAAGTGCTTTGACTGGGGAGGTTAGTTTTTCTATGATGCGAGGCCTTATTCACTACTCAATTATCGGGCATTCATCTAGACGACTTTATTACGACGACAACTTAGATGCGGTGCGGAAGAAAATGGCGGCGGCTGTCCGAAATGGCATAGTGCCAGTTTTATGCGTCGGTGAAACCAAGCAAGAGCGCCTAGGCAAAGAGACTCGGCGTGTTCTGCACGATCAGCTAACAACGGCCCTCGCCGACCTAACAGCAGAGGAAGTTGCCGATGTTGTTATTACTTATGAACCTGTTTGGGCGATTTCAACTTTTGATGGGGAAATACCAAAACCGGCTGTTGTTATAAGAGAAATAAAATATATTCGATCGCAGATAGCCGATCTCTATGGGCAAAATATAGCCGAGCAGGTACACGTTCTATACGGTGGTAGTGTTGACGATCATGATGCTGGATTTTTCATGTCTCTTCCGGGGTGTGATGGTGCGCTAGTTGGAGCGGCCAGCCTGAATTACCATAAGTTCACCAAGATTGTCGAAGCCGCAGCAGAATCAGCGCGTAAAACAGGGGATATAAAGTAA
- a CDS encoding UvrD-helicase domain-containing protein, which yields MQDVLEGLNDEQKRAVQTTEGPLLIQAGAGSGKTKTLTHRIAYILQQGLAQPAEILAVTFTNKAAREMRERIAHLIGGNPSDRFFLPFMGTFHSVCVRILRQDGEQVGIARNFVIYDEPDRTSTIKQASKQLQINDKDFPANVLSHIISSAKNEMIDPAEYASLPAGSPAQRVAAQVYPVYEKIKKEANALDFDDLIGYTARMLIDSNEIRSKWQNQFKYVLVDEYQDTNGTQYKLLKLLLGKHQNIAAIGDDWQSIYMFRGADFRNILRFEKDYPNTTIIKLEQNYRSTKHILDAAHSIITKNQQRSDKKLWTAAAGGKPVQVVAVGSSRQEAETIVRHVQAAAGTGARNYRDFAILYRTNAQSRSLEEVLIQYGVPYRIVGGVRFYDRKEIKDIVAYLRLIYQPNDRASFERIVNVPTRGVGATSIAKFYEWAASTGMSLSQALEHVSQSTVTAKALNGLVELNNLITRARENMEEISASETLRLVLQRTDYLDYLDDGTPAGEARKENVKELLSVTREYSEVGLAGFLEEVALVSDVDKADFDADALTLMTLHAAKGLEFPVVYMVGMEETIMPHSRAMYDAGELEEERRLCYVGMTRAREELYLVHAASRLLYGGLQHNPPSRFLSEVSGEEVRSAGFGNSFDSGANANWTQKLGGKISQEPRYAPELMEGDRVRHQLFGEGVVVELDGDNAAIYFKNKGTKTLNITFAPLEKL from the coding sequence GTGCAAGATGTATTAGAGGGACTTAATGACGAGCAAAAAAGGGCGGTCCAAACAACTGAGGGACCGCTTTTAATTCAAGCTGGCGCCGGTTCAGGCAAGACCAAAACCTTGACGCACCGCATTGCATATATTTTGCAACAAGGCTTAGCCCAGCCTGCCGAAATTCTGGCCGTGACATTTACTAACAAAGCGGCACGCGAGATGAGAGAGCGCATTGCTCACCTTATCGGCGGCAATCCGTCCGATCGATTCTTCTTGCCTTTCATGGGCACGTTTCATAGTGTCTGCGTTAGAATTTTACGCCAAGACGGTGAGCAAGTAGGTATTGCCAGAAACTTCGTTATCTACGATGAGCCTGATCGGACTAGTACCATCAAACAGGCCAGTAAACAACTACAAATAAACGATAAGGATTTTCCGGCAAATGTTCTTAGTCATATTATTTCCAGTGCTAAAAACGAAATGATCGATCCGGCTGAATACGCTAGTCTTCCGGCCGGCTCACCAGCTCAACGAGTTGCCGCTCAAGTATACCCAGTTTACGAAAAGATCAAAAAAGAAGCTAACGCACTGGACTTCGACGACCTAATTGGCTACACCGCAAGAATGCTGATTGATTCCAATGAGATTCGCTCGAAGTGGCAAAATCAATTTAAGTACGTTTTAGTCGATGAGTACCAAGACACCAACGGTACGCAATATAAGCTACTAAAGCTACTACTAGGAAAACACCAAAACATCGCCGCCATAGGTGACGACTGGCAATCAATTTATATGTTTAGAGGCGCGGATTTTCGAAATATATTACGGTTCGAAAAAGACTATCCCAACACTACGATTATCAAACTGGAACAAAATTATCGCAGCACCAAACATATTTTGGACGCCGCTCATTCGATTATTACCAAGAACCAGCAGCGCAGCGATAAGAAGTTGTGGACGGCAGCTGCTGGCGGTAAGCCCGTTCAGGTTGTGGCTGTTGGCAGCTCGCGTCAAGAGGCTGAGACTATTGTCCGCCACGTCCAAGCAGCAGCCGGAACCGGCGCAAGAAACTACCGAGATTTTGCCATACTTTACCGCACTAACGCTCAAAGCCGTTCGCTAGAAGAAGTTTTGATACAGTACGGTGTGCCCTACCGCATCGTTGGAGGAGTGCGTTTTTATGACCGTAAAGAGATCAAAGATATTGTTGCCTACCTTAGGCTTATTTATCAGCCAAATGATCGTGCTAGTTTTGAGCGCATAGTTAATGTGCCTACCCGTGGAGTTGGGGCAACATCAATCGCTAAGTTTTATGAATGGGCGGCAAGTACCGGCATGAGTTTGAGTCAGGCGCTCGAGCATGTAAGCCAGTCAACAGTCACAGCAAAGGCACTTAACGGGCTAGTAGAGTTAAACAATCTGATTACTCGCGCCAGAGAGAACATGGAAGAGATTTCAGCCTCAGAAACACTAAGGTTAGTGCTGCAGCGCACAGATTATCTTGACTATCTTGATGACGGCACGCCAGCTGGCGAGGCCCGCAAAGAGAATGTCAAGGAACTACTCAGTGTTACTCGCGAGTATTCTGAAGTTGGGTTGGCGGGGTTTTTGGAAGAAGTAGCGCTGGTCAGCGACGTCGATAAAGCAGATTTTGATGCCGATGCGCTGACGCTCATGACACTTCACGCTGCCAAAGGCTTGGAATTTCCAGTGGTCTACATGGTTGGCATGGAGGAAACAATAATGCCGCATAGTCGTGCCATGTACGATGCCGGTGAGCTTGAGGAGGAAAGGCGGCTTTGCTACGTAGGTATGACCAGGGCGCGCGAAGAACTGTACTTGGTGCATGCTGCCTCAAGGCTACTTTATGGGGGATTACAGCATAATCCGCCATCGCGATTTCTGAGCGAAGTCAGCGGTGAGGAAGTCCGTAGTGCTGGTTTTGGTAATTCTTTTGACAGTGGTGCTAATGCTAACTGGACACAGAAGTTAGGCGGAAAGATCAGTCAAGAACCCCGTTATGCGCCAGAGTTGATGGAAGGAGACCGTGTTCGACATCAGCTTTTTGGCGAAGGTGTAGTTGTTGAGTTGGACGGAGACAATGCGGCAATCTATTTCAAAAATAAAGGCACCAAAACGCTCAACATTACTTTTGCACCACTAGAGAAGCTTTAG
- a CDS encoding G5 domain-containing protein: MKFLHNKKFDTFNFRHPYLLPTVMVFGFVIAVLGAFVAYGGETIGAKDTRIVKITADNSIREVPTRAKTVGELLKASSIEIKPTDKVVPGIDTPIIEDKQEIVVYRSRPVIVIDGANQYDVVSAEQDPKAVAAAAGLSLGDKDIAASQASDEPLSSGLTAEKISVFRAIPVTAILYGKISQYNTQAKTVAEFLRENQITLNEGETTQPEAIYAGITAGMLISVNSKNTKIVSSVRPIPFSIETKTDPSLSPGQSKVISAGVAGERAVIYQVSYDGDKEVGRVELSTVTTRPPINEVRAKASFLPSTLSVSGDKQALMAAAGIAPEYYGAADYIISRESGWRPGAVNTSSGAYGLCQALPASKMATAGADYLTNPVTQLIWCTGYANGRYGGWGGAYQAWLAQHWW, encoded by the coding sequence ATGAAATTTTTGCACAACAAAAAATTTGATACTTTCAATTTTCGCCATCCATACTTGTTGCCGACGGTAATGGTATTTGGTTTTGTTATAGCGGTTCTGGGGGCTTTTGTGGCTTATGGAGGGGAAACAATCGGCGCCAAAGATACGCGAATTGTAAAAATAACTGCCGACAACTCAATCCGTGAAGTACCGACTCGTGCCAAAACCGTCGGCGAGCTTCTCAAAGCCTCGAGCATAGAGATCAAGCCAACCGACAAAGTCGTGCCAGGTATAGACACGCCAATTATCGAGGACAAACAAGAGATTGTGGTTTATCGTTCAAGGCCAGTTATAGTAATTGACGGAGCCAATCAGTATGACGTTGTCAGTGCCGAGCAAGACCCCAAAGCGGTCGCCGCAGCTGCCGGTTTAAGTTTGGGCGACAAAGATATCGCTGCCAGTCAGGCTTCAGACGAACCGCTTAGTAGTGGTTTGACCGCCGAAAAAATATCAGTTTTTAGAGCCATACCAGTAACGGCTATACTTTACGGTAAGATTTCGCAGTACAACACTCAGGCTAAAACAGTGGCCGAGTTTTTAAGAGAGAACCAAATTACTCTCAACGAAGGTGAGACGACTCAGCCAGAAGCAATCTATGCGGGGATTACGGCGGGTATGCTGATTTCTGTGAATAGTAAAAACACCAAGATAGTTTCATCTGTCAGACCAATCCCATTCTCTATCGAAACAAAAACAGACCCTAGTTTGTCCCCTGGCCAGTCAAAAGTTATTAGTGCCGGTGTGGCGGGAGAGCGCGCTGTGATATACCAAGTAAGTTACGATGGCGACAAAGAAGTCGGAAGAGTTGAGCTGAGCACGGTTACGACTAGGCCGCCGATCAATGAGGTGCGGGCCAAAGCTTCATTCCTACCTTCTACTCTTTCGGTCTCTGGCGATAAGCAGGCCTTAATGGCGGCGGCAGGTATTGCGCCAGAGTATTATGGCGCAGCTGACTATATCATAAGCCGTGAATCTGGCTGGCGCCCGGGCGCCGTGAATACCAGCAGTGGCGCCTATGGTCTGTGCCAAGCGCTGCCAGCCAGCAAAATGGCAACAGCCGGTGCGGATTATCTCACCAACCCCGTCACTCAGCTGATCTGGTGCACTGGCTATGCTAATGGACGATATGGTGGCTGGGGGGGAGCCTACCAAGCCTGGCTCGCCCAACACTGGTGGTAA
- the rsmA gene encoding ribosomal RNA small subunit methyltransferase A, with product MASEPKKALGQHWLNDEVALKAIVDAAEVVSEETVFEIGPGQGVLTDELLARGAKVTALEFDNELVKNLFLRYAIAEDRNTENRVKILEGDIRTFDLRQLPAGYKIVANIPYYLTSNLVRLLGESSNKPERAVLLVQKEVAERICAKPGQMSMLSVVAQWYFECSLGVVVPAKSFTPPPKVDSQVVIMKTKIAASNVDEKSFFRLVKAGFSERRKTLLNSLSGGLGLGKNQVEIILKQAKIEPSQRAQTLSIEDWLNLYRAFSS from the coding sequence ATCGCTTCTGAACCTAAAAAAGCTCTTGGGCAGCATTGGCTTAATGATGAGGTTGCTCTCAAGGCTATTGTTGATGCTGCCGAAGTCGTTTCTGAAGAGACAGTATTTGAAATTGGGCCGGGGCAGGGAGTTTTAACAGATGAGCTTTTGGCCCGGGGTGCCAAAGTTACTGCTCTTGAGTTCGACAACGAATTAGTCAAAAACTTGTTCCTAAGATACGCTATAGCAGAAGATAGGAACACGGAAAATCGAGTTAAAATTTTAGAGGGGGACATCAGGACTTTTGATCTGAGGCAGTTACCCGCAGGCTATAAGATCGTGGCTAACATTCCTTATTATCTGACGAGTAATCTTGTTAGACTGCTCGGTGAGTCGAGCAATAAGCCTGAGCGGGCAGTGCTACTTGTGCAAAAGGAAGTAGCTGAGCGGATTTGTGCCAAACCGGGTCAAATGAGCATGTTAAGCGTGGTAGCGCAGTGGTATTTTGAATGCTCGCTGGGTGTAGTAGTTCCTGCTAAATCGTTCACCCCACCACCAAAAGTTGATAGTCAAGTTGTGATCATGAAGACTAAGATAGCGGCCAGTAATGTTGATGAAAAAAGTTTTTTTCGGTTGGTCAAAGCCGGTTTTTCAGAAAGGCGCAAAACTCTTTTGAATTCACTGAGTGGCGGACTGGGTCTAGGCAAAAACCAAGTCGAAATTATTCTGAAACAAGCCAAAATCGAACCAAGTCAGCGCGCACAAACCCTGTCGATCGAAGATTGGCTGAATCTTTATCGAGCCTTCTCTTCTTAG